A single genomic interval of Musa acuminata AAA Group cultivar baxijiao chromosome BXJ3-4, Cavendish_Baxijiao_AAA, whole genome shotgun sequence harbors:
- the LOC135634881 gene encoding uncharacterized protein LOC135634881, which translates to MSARESLGLAGHVVRGRWFMAFASFLVMSTAGATYIFAIYSKDIKTSLGYNQETLNTISFFKDLGANVGIVSGLLAELAPPWVILAMGAAMNFFGYLMIYLAITGRLAHTQVWQMCLYICVGANSGTFANTAALVAAVKNFPESRGIVLGLLKGFVGLSGAIFTQLYLAFYGTDSTSLVLLIAWLPAAISVLFLPTVRIMKVVRQANEFKVFCSILYISLVLAAYLMVVIIVQKRVSFSRSGYGVSAAVVLLILFLPLVVVIREEINVYNQNKQMVPQTPPPPSVTIDKETISEQAPTEVDSSLPSISSDEKKPVLARIIEAVKPPKRGEDYSILQALLSLDMLIIFFATICGVGGTLTAIDNMGQIGESLGYPTRSIGTFVSLISIWNYMGRVAAGFASEIFLVRYKFPRPLLFALVMAPSCVGYLLIAFGVPGSLYIASVIIGFCFGAQMPLLFAIISEVFGLKYFATLYNVGGLASPVASYLLNVRVAGYLYDREAAKQNAGVISASSSKSLTCMGVRCFRLSFLIITAVTVVGVLAMLILVWRTWAFYRGDIYAKFKEGGEGGSSEDKAKKKEACVRMARQMTTEASAMQSKA; encoded by the coding sequence ATGTCGGCCCGTGAGTCCCTCGGCCTCGCCGGCCATGTCGTCCGCGGCCGGTGGTTCATGGCCTTCGCATCCTTCCTTGTAATGTCGACCGCCGGCGCCACCTACATCTTCGCGATCTACTCCAAGGACATCAAGACCTCCCTCGGCTACAACCAGGAGACGCTCAACACCATCTCCTTCTTCAAGGATCTCGGCGCCAACGTCGGCATCGTCTCCGGCCTCCTGGCCGAACTCGCCCCTCCCTGGGTCATCCTCGCCATGGGCGCCGCCATGAACTTCTTCGGCTACCTCATGATCTATCTCGCTATCACTGGCCGCCTCGCCCACACCCAGGTGTGGCAGATGTGCCTCTACATATGCGTCGGCGCCAACTCGGGTACATTCGCCAACACCGCGGCGCTCGTCGCTGCCGTCAAAAACTTCCCCGAGAGCCGCGGCATCGTGCTCGGCCTCCTCAAGGGCTTCGTCGGCCTCAGCGGCGCCATCTTCACCCAGCTCTACCTCGCTTTCTACGGCACCGACTCCACGTCGCTCGTGCTGCTCATCGCGTGGCTCCCCGCGGCCATCTCCGTCCTGTTCCTCCCCACCGTCCGCATCATGAAGGTGGTGCGCCAGGCCAACGAGTTCAAGGTGTTCTGCTCCATCCTCTACATCTCCCTCGTCCTCGCCGCCTACCTCATGGTGGTGATCATTGTCCAAAAGAGGGTTTCCTTCTCCCGCTCGGGGTACGGCGTCAGCGCCGCCGTCGtcctcctcatcctcttcctcccccTCGTCGTCGTCATCAGAGAAGAGATCAACGTCTACAACCAGAACAAGCAAATGGTGCCCCAAACTCCTCCGCCGCCCTCTGTGACCATCGACAAGGAGACGATCTCCGAACAAGCACCGACCGAGGTCGACTCGAGCTTGCCTTCGATTAGCTCTGACGAGAAGAAACCGGTACTGGCACGCATCATCGAGGCCGTGAAGCCTCCCAAGAGAGGAGAGGACTACTCCATTCTCCAGGCGCTCCTGAGCCTCGACATGCTCATCATCTTTTTCGCCACCATCTGCGGCGTCGGCGGCACGCTGACGGCCATCGACAACATGGGCCAGATCGGCGAGTCGTTGGGCTACCCCACCCGGAGCATCGGCACCTTCGTCTCCCTCATCAGCATATGGAACTACATGGGCAGGGTGGCCGCCGGCTTCGCGTCCGAGATCTTCCTCGTCCGGTACAAGTTCCCCCGCCCGCTGCTCTTCGCGCTTGTCATGGCCCCCTCCTGCGTCGGCTACCTCCTCATCGCCTTCGGCGTCCCCGGCTCGCTGTACATCGCGTCCGTGATCATCGGCTTCTGCTTCGGGGCGCAGATGCCGCTGCTCTTCGCCATCATCTCGGAGGTGTTCGGGCTCAAGTACTTCGCGACGCTGTACAACGTCGGCGGCCTCGCCAGCCCGGTGGCCTCCTACCTACTTAACGTGAGGGTGGCCGGCTATCTGTACGACCGGGAGGCCGCGAAGCAGAACGCCGGCGTGATCTCGGCCTCTTCATCCAAGTCGTTGACGTGCATGGGGGTACGGTGCTTCAGGCTCTCCTTCCTCATCATAACGGCGGTTACGGTCGTCGGAGTTCTTGCGATGCTGATCCTGGTGTGGCGAACCTGGGCGTTCTATAGAGGAGACATATATGCCAAGTTCAAGGAAGGTGGGGAAGGAGGCAGCAGTGAGGACAAGGCGAAGAAGAAAGAAGCTTGCGTGCGAATGGCAAGGCAGATGACAACAGAAGCGTCAGCTATGCAAAGCAAAGCTTAG
- the LOC103981970 gene encoding conserved oligomeric Golgi complex subunit 1, protein MRSPPPPTNGGAARDAESLFRSKPIPEIRAVEAATRRDIKAKEEELRQLVGESYRDLIDSADSILLIRSSCESIDSNLAAVDDALRSLSTPVTAPAALALVPNPARARVYGIASRVKYLVDTPENIWGCLDESMLLEASGRYLRAKEVHGLLASDAADGEMLAKFPLLRHQWQIVEGFKVQISQRSRERLTDQGLTVAGYADALAAAATIDDLDPKQVLGLFLDSRRSWIAQRLTDNSLVPDSFSSLLCDAVRIIRSSLGQVGELFLLALNEMPLFYKMVLGSPPGTQLFGAIPHPEEEVRLWKSHREKLEAMMALLEPEFIAQTCSSWLRNCCNEIFGVLVSGKRIIDAIGSGEGLAAAEKLVHETLDGRGGLEESLEQWLKSVFGSEIESPWNQIRGLILKDGKDILEDRLEEAFAKRMKEIVHTEFENLIADINLRNSIHSIVNATGTRDQDDFQAYLKKPSTGGGIWFSEPIQKKTGLLYALKPTVYENDFRNSLNAYLGPEVSRIRDAMDSKCQSILEDLLCFVESQNSVFRLKELAPFLQEKCYKTISVLLKELEVEVAEFAASLTSNKQDKDSLPHSVLVGRSLFVGRLLFALRNHSSHIPLILGSPRQWIKDMIGAVSASLPSSPLPGQSKVVFNSPISSSLKRPTFDISKSARSQFLDNPRRQTFSAAAALFSLDDNTCPKLDELNKTFRELCIKAHSLWTLWVSNELALILSKDLNRDDTLSASTPLQGWEVTIIKQDQSKEGPLEMTIALPSMPSLYITSFLFQACVEIHKIGGHVLERFTLQIFAWKLLEKVIKIYETFLLAVESGESRVSEKGILQILLDLKFIADILSGGRDFASSNPEQDSSRIVALKSSLRRKQPQVHLDCANAETIIRLINSFSQRLDPIDWATYEPYLWENEKQSYKRFAVLFGFLVQLNRMYTDTIQKLPTKSNTGSNIMRCSTVPRFKYLPISAPALSSRGAHKSALQAADDTTARSPWKAYSNGGQSSKPEFDDSPNFGAAAPLLKSIMTQVGSKFGESTSRWGSMLSDSQVGRLKDRSAAAMSTFGDILPGPAAGLLSSLTSGAAMFDS, encoded by the exons ATGCGGTCACCTCCGCCGCCGACGAACGGCGGCGCCGCCCGCGACGCCGAGTCCCTCTTTCGGTCAAAGCCGATCCCGGAGATCCGCGCCGTGGAGGCGGCGACGCGGCGGGATATCAAGGCCAAGGAGGAGGAGCTCCGCCAGCTCGTCGGCGAGAGCTACCGCGACCTCATCGACTCCGCCGACTCCATCCTCCTCATACGCTCCTCTTGCGAGTCCATCGACTCCAATCTCGCTGCGGTCGACGACGCCCTCCGTTCCCTCTCCACCCCGGTCACCGCCCCCGCCGCCCTCGCCCTTGTCCCGAACCCCGCCCGCGCCCGGGTCTATGGCATCGCCTCCAGGGTCAAATACCTCGTCGACACCCCGGAGAACATCTGGGGCTGCCTCGATGAGTCCATGCTCCTCGAGGCCTCCGGGCGGTACCTCCGAGCCAAGGAGGTCCACGGTCTCCTCGCCTCCGACGCCGCCGATGGCGAGATGCTCGCCAAGTTCCCGCTGCTCCGCCACCAGTGGCAGATCGTGGAGGGCTTCAAGGTCCAGATCTCGCAGAGGAGCCGCGAGAGGCTCACGGACCAGGGGCTCACGGTCGCGGGCTATGCCGACGccctcgccgctgccgctacAATTGATGATCTTGACCCGAAGCAAGTGCTAGGTTTGTTCTTGGACTCAAGGAGGTCGTGGATCGCGCAGAGGCTAACGGATAACTCATTGGTTCCCGATTCCTTCTCTTCCTTGCTATGTGACGCGGTTAGGATCATTAGATCTAGCTTGGGGCAAGTGGGCGAGCTTTTCCTGCTCGCGTTGAATGAAATGCCATTGTTCTACAAAATGGTGCTTGGATCACCACCCGGGACGCAGTTGTTTGGGGCGATTCCCCATCCTGAGGAGGAAGTGAGGCTTTGGAAGTCGCATCGGGAGAAATTGGAGGCAATGATGGCTCTGCTCGAACCAGAGTTCATTGCTCAGACCTGTTCTTCATGGTTGAGGAACTGCTGTAATGAGATCTTTGGGGTGCTGGTGAGTGGCAAGCGAATCATTGATGCAATTGGAAGTGGAGAAGGGCTTGCAGCTGCTGAAAAACTGGTCCATGAAACTTTGGATGGTCGAGGGGGTCTGGAGGAGAGCTTGGAACAGTGGCTGAAGAGTGTCTTTGGCTCCGAAATTGAGTCACCATGGAACCAGATTCGTGGGCTTATTCTGAAAGATGGAAAGGACATCTTAGAAGATAGGTTGGAAGAGGCATTTGCTAAAAGAATGAAGGAGATTGTGCATACCGAGTTTGAGAACTTGATTGCAGATATCAACTTGAGGAACTCGATTCACTCTATTGTGAATGCCACAGGTACAAGAGACCAGGATGATTTTCAAGCTTACCTGAAGAAACCCTCGACTGGTGGTGGAATTTGGTTCTCCGAGCCAATTCAAAAGAAAACAGGACTGCTTTATGCACTTAAGCCAACTGTTTATGAGAACGACTTCCGTAATAGCCTCAATGCGTATCTTGGACCTGAAGTTAGTCGAATCAGAGATGCAATGGACAGCAAATGCCAGAGCATACTAGAGGATCTTTTATGTTTTGTGGAATCTCAGAACTCTGTTTTCAGGTTAAAGGAACTGGCACCATTTCTCCAAGAGAAATGTTACAAGACCATCTCTGTTTTATTAAAGGAACTTGAGGTTGAAGTTGCAGAGTTTGCTGCTTCTTTAACAAGCAACAAGCAGGACAAGGATTCTTTACCTCACTCTGTACTTGTTGGAAGATCACTTTTCGTAGGACGTCTTTTATTTGCATTGAGAAACCATTCAAGTCATATCCCACTAATTCTTGGTTCCCCAAGACAGTGGATTAAAGATATGATTGGTGCAGTCTCTGCTAGCTTACCATCATCTCCTTTGCCAGGGCAATCTAAGGTGGTTTTTAACTCTCCAATCTCTTCTAGCTTGAAAAGGCCTACGTTTGACATCTCTAAAAGTGCTAGGAGTCAATTCCTCGATAATCCAAGAAGGCAAACATTTTCAGCTGCTGCTGCATTGTTTTCACTGGATGACAACACATGCCCAAAACTTGATGAACTGAACAAAACATTCCGAGAACTATGCATCAAAGCTCATAGCTTGTGGACTCTATGGGTGTCTAATGAACTAGCACTGATTCTTTCCAAGGATCTAAATAGAGATGATACATTATCTGCATCGACACCTTTGCAG GGTTGGGAAGTAACAATTATCAAACAAGATCAATCCAAAGAGGGCCCATTGGAGATGACAATTGCTCTTCCTTCCATGCCTTCACTCTACATTACCTCCTTTCTCTTTCAAGCGTGCGTAGAAATTCATAAAATTGGAGGCCATGTTCTCGAGAGATTTACACTGCAAATATTTGCATGGAAACTTTTAGAAAAG GTGATTAAAATCTATGAAACGTTCTTATTAGCTGTGGAGAGTGGTGAATCTCGGGTTTCAGAAAAAGGAATCTTGCAAATTTTGCTTGACCTAAAATTCATTGCTGACATTCTATCTGGGGGCAGAGACTTTGCTAGTAGTAACCCTGAACAGGATTCATCAAGAATTGTAGCGCTGAAATCTTCACTGAGAAGGAAACAGCCACAAGTCCACCTTGATTGTGCTAATGCAGAGACTATAATCAGGCTGATAAATAGCTTTTCGCAGAGGTTGGATCCCATTGACTGGGCTAC GTATGAACCTTACCTATGGGAAAATGAGAAACAATCATACAAGCGATTTGCTGTCTTGTTTGGGTTCTTGGTTCAACTTAATCGCATGTACACTGACACTATCCAAAAATTGCCCACAAAATCAAACACCGGCTCAAACATCATGAGATGTTCCACAGTTCCTCGATTTAAATATCTTCCAATCAG TGCTCCTGCCTTATCTTCAAGAGGTGCACATAAATCAGCTCTGCAGGCAGCTGATGATACCACAGCGAGGAGCCCTTGGAAAGCATATTCAAATGGAGGGCAATCTTCGAAGCCTGAGTTTGATGATAGTCCAAATTTTGGAGCAGCAGCGCCATTGCTGAAGTCCATCATGACACAG GTTGGTAGCAAATTTGGAGAGAGTACATCGAGGTGGGGCTCTATGCTTTCCGACTCCCAAGTCGGAAGGCTCAAGGACAGATCAGCAGCTGCTATGTCAACTTTTGGCGACATTCTCCCTGGCCCAGCAGCAGGACTTCTATCATCTCTTACATCAGGCGCTGCCATGTTCGACTCTTAA